A single window of Malus sylvestris chromosome 5, drMalSylv7.2, whole genome shotgun sequence DNA harbors:
- the LOC126624708 gene encoding uncharacterized protein LOC126624708: MSGPSDRRFDLNLVEEAAPPSPDNIWRPSFVSPTGPLTVGDSVMKNDMTAAVVARNLLTPKDNRLLSKRSDELAVKDSLALSVQCAGSVSNMAQRLFARTRQVESLAAEVMSLKQEIRGLKHENKQLHRLAHDYATNMKRKLDQMKETDGQVLLDHQRFVGLFQRHLLPSSSGAVPRNEASNDQPLMPPPSRVLSSTEAPNDPPPVPSLSGALPTAKTSPKQPL; this comes from the coding sequence atgtctggcccctccgaccgtcgttttgacttaaaccttgttgaagaggcagccccgccttctccagacaacatatggcgcccatccttcgtctcccctactggtcctcttaccgttggggattccgtgatgaagaatgatatgaccgctgcggtggtggccaggaaccttctcactcccaaagataacagactactttccaaacggtctgatgagttagctgttaaggattcgctggctctcagtgttcagtgtgcaggttctgtgtctaatatggcccaacgcctatttgctcgaacccgccaagttgaatcattggcggctgaagtgatgagtctcaaacaggagattagagggctcaagcatgagaataaacagttgcaccggctcgcacatgactatgctacaaacatgaagaggaagcttgaccagatgaaggaaactgatggtcaggttttacttgatcatcagagatttgtaggtttgttccaaaggcatttattgccttcgtcttctggggctgtaccgcgtaatgaagcttcaaatgatcaacctctgatgcctcctccttctagggttctgtccagtactgaggctccaaatgatccccctccggtgccttctctttctggggctctaccgactgctaagacttctcctaagcaacctttgtga
- the LOC126624707 gene encoding uncharacterized protein LOC126624707, which yields MSGPSDRRFDLNLVEEAAPPSPDNIWRPSSVSPTGPLTVGDSVMKNDMTAAVVARNLLTPKDNRLLSKRSDELAVKDSLALSVQCAGSVSNMAQRLFARTRQVESLAAEVMSLKQEIRGLKHENKQLHRLAHDYATNMKRKLDQMKESDGQVLLDHQRFVGLFQRHLLPSSSGAVPRNEAPNDQPLMPPPSRVLSSTEAPNDPPPVPSLSGALPTAATSPKQPL from the coding sequence atgtctggcccctccgaccgtcgttttgacttgaaccttgttgaagaggcagccccgccttctccagacaacatatggcgcccatcctccgtctcccctactggtcctcttaccgttggggattccgttatgaagaatgatatgaccgctgcggtggtggccaggaaccttctcactcccaaagataacagactactttccaaacgatctgatgagttagctgttaaggattctctggctctcagtgttcagtgtgcaggttctgtgtctaatatggcccaacgcctatttgctcgaacccgccaagttgaatcattggcggctgaagtgatgagtctcaaacaggagattagagggctcaagcatgagaataaacagttgcaccgtctcgcacatgactatgctacaaacatgaagaggaagctggaccagatgaaggaatctgatggtcaggttttacttgatcatcagagatttgtgggtttgttccaaaggcatttattgccttcgtcttctggggctgtaccgcgtaatgaagctccaaatgatcaacctctgatgcctcctccttctagggttctgtccagtactgaggctccgaatgatccccctccggtgccttctctttctggggctctaccgactgctgcgacttctcctaagcaacctttgtga